In one Gallaecimonas xiamenensis 3-C-1 genomic region, the following are encoded:
- the hslU gene encoding HslU--HslV peptidase ATPase subunit gives MSSMTPREIVHELDRHIIGQANAKRSVAIALRNRWRRMQLDEALRQEVTPKNILMIGPTGVGKTEIARRLARLANAPFIKVEATKFTEVGYVGKEVEQIIRDLADVAMKMTREQEMKKVRTRAEEAAEERILDALLPRPRNQWGESEKAEGDNHTRQVFRKKLREGSLDDKEIDIDIAAPQMDMQIMAPPGMEEMTNQLQSMFQNLGGQTKQSKKLKVKDALKLAIDEEAAKLLNPEEVKEKALAAVENNGIVFLDEIDKICKRGDTSGPDVSREGVQRDLLPLVEGCTVNTKHGMVKTDHILFIASGAFQMAKPSDLIPELQGRLPIRVELDALTAEDFVRILTEPKASLTEQYKALMATEGVKVEFTEDGIHKLAEAAWQVNERTENIGARRLHTVMERMMEDISFAAADHDGETLTIDAAYVQSHLGKLVEDEDLSRFIL, from the coding sequence ATGTCGTCCATGACCCCCCGCGAAATCGTCCACGAACTGGACCGCCACATCATTGGCCAGGCCAATGCCAAGCGCTCCGTGGCCATTGCCCTGCGTAACCGCTGGCGCCGCATGCAACTGGACGAAGCCCTGCGCCAGGAAGTGACCCCCAAGAACATCCTGATGATTGGCCCCACCGGTGTCGGTAAGACCGAGATCGCCCGCCGCCTGGCGCGCCTTGCCAATGCCCCCTTTATCAAGGTGGAAGCCACCAAGTTCACCGAAGTGGGCTATGTAGGCAAGGAAGTGGAGCAGATCATCCGCGATCTGGCCGACGTGGCCATGAAGATGACCCGCGAGCAGGAGATGAAAAAGGTCCGTACCCGCGCCGAAGAAGCGGCCGAGGAACGCATCCTCGACGCCCTGCTGCCCCGCCCCCGCAACCAGTGGGGCGAGTCCGAAAAGGCCGAGGGCGACAACCACACCCGCCAGGTGTTTCGCAAGAAACTGCGCGAGGGCAGCCTGGACGATAAAGAGATCGACATCGACATCGCCGCCCCGCAGATGGACATGCAGATCATGGCCCCGCCGGGCATGGAGGAGATGACCAACCAGCTCCAGTCCATGTTCCAGAACCTCGGCGGCCAGACCAAGCAGAGCAAGAAGCTCAAGGTCAAAGACGCCCTGAAACTGGCCATAGACGAAGAGGCAGCCAAGCTCCTTAACCCGGAAGAGGTAAAGGAAAAGGCCCTGGCAGCGGTAGAGAACAACGGCATCGTCTTCCTGGACGAGATCGACAAGATCTGTAAGCGCGGCGACACCTCAGGCCCCGACGTATCCCGCGAAGGGGTGCAGCGGGACCTGCTGCCCCTGGTGGAAGGCTGCACCGTCAACACCAAGCACGGCATGGTCAAGACCGACCATATCCTCTTTATCGCCTCCGGCGCCTTCCAAATGGCCAAGCCGTCCGACCTTATCCCCGAACTGCAGGGCCGCCTGCCGATCCGGGTGGAGCTGGACGCCCTGACCGCCGAAGACTTCGTGCGTATCCTCACCGAACCCAAGGCCAGCCTTACCGAGCAGTACAAGGCGCTGATGGCCACCGAAGGGGTCAAGGTGGAGTTCACCGAAGACGGCATCCACAAGCTGGCCGAGGCGGCCTGGCAGGTGAACGAGCGTACCGAGAACATCGGGGCGCGGCGCCTGCACACCGTCATGGAACGGATGATGGAAGATATTAGCTTCGCCGCCGCCGACCACGACGGGGAAACCCTCACCATAGACGCCGCCTATGTGCAGTCACACCTGGGCAAACTGGTGGAAGACGAAGACCTGTCCCGCTTTATCCTCTAA
- the hslV gene encoding ATP-dependent protease subunit HslV has translation MTTIVSVRRNGQVALGGDGQVSLGNTVMKGNARKVHRLYNGQVLAGFAGGTADAFTLLERFESKLQSHQGNLERAAVALAKEWRTDRALRRLEAMLAVADKERSFIITGNGDVVQPEQDIIAIGSGGNYAQAAAKALLNNTELAAKDIVEKSLTIAGEICVFTNTNQTIEVLE, from the coding sequence ATGACCACTATCGTTTCCGTCCGCCGTAATGGCCAAGTCGCCCTCGGTGGCGACGGCCAGGTTTCCCTTGGCAATACGGTCATGAAGGGCAACGCCCGCAAAGTGCATCGTCTATACAACGGCCAGGTACTGGCCGGTTTCGCCGGCGGTACCGCCGACGCCTTCACCCTGCTGGAACGTTTCGAGTCCAAGCTGCAATCCCACCAGGGCAACCTGGAGCGGGCCGCCGTGGCCCTGGCCAAGGAGTGGCGCACCGACCGCGCCCTGCGCCGCCTGGAAGCCATGTTGGCGGTAGCCGACAAGGAAAGGTCCTTCATCATTACCGGTAACGGTGACGTGGTGCAGCCCGAACAGGACATCATCGCCATCGGTTCCGGCGGCAACTATGCCCAGGCCGCCGCCAAGGCCCTGCTCAACAACACCGAGCTGGCCGCCAAGGACATCGTCGAGAAGAGCCTGACCATAGCCGGTGAGATCTGCGTCTTCACCAACACCAACCAAACCATCGAAGTCCTGGAGTAA